The following are encoded in a window of Limibacter armeniacum genomic DNA:
- the cysQ gene encoding 3'(2'),5'-bisphosphate nucleotidase CysQ: protein MNIEIESIIEIAEAAGQAIMNIYDDPQSDFGIEKKDDNSPLTKADKAAHVVIEKALVNLSSNIPVLSEEGGLPDYETRKNWTQYWMVDPLDGTKEFIKKNGEFTVNIALIENNLPVMGVVHVPAKGITYYAEIGMGSFKRVNGEDTQLFVRKATENIVAVRSKSHAAPEEEEVLARYNVSDSISVGSSLKFCMVAEGKADVYYRHGPTMEWDTAAGQAVVMAAGGKVYKGNTEEELFTYTKENLLNSSFLCLGL, encoded by the coding sequence ATGAATATTGAAATTGAATCAATCATTGAAATTGCAGAAGCTGCAGGTCAAGCAATCATGAACATTTATGACGACCCTCAGTCTGACTTTGGTATTGAGAAGAAAGATGACAACTCTCCTCTTACAAAAGCGGATAAGGCAGCGCATGTAGTGATTGAAAAAGCATTAGTAAACCTCTCTTCAAATATTCCTGTACTTTCAGAAGAAGGAGGTCTACCAGATTATGAAACCCGTAAAAACTGGACACAATATTGGATGGTTGATCCATTGGATGGAACCAAAGAGTTTATCAAGAAAAATGGTGAATTTACTGTTAATATCGCCTTGATTGAAAACAACCTTCCTGTAATGGGAGTGGTTCATGTTCCTGCCAAGGGTATTACATACTACGCTGAAATTGGTATGGGCTCTTTTAAGAGAGTCAATGGTGAGGATACTCAGTTATTTGTAAGGAAAGCTACAGAAAATATTGTTGCTGTCAGAAGCAAATCACATGCTGCTCCAGAAGAGGAAGAAGTACTTGCTCGCTACAATGTATCAGACAGTATTTCTGTAGGAAGTTCCCTTAAGTTCTGTATGGTTGCTGAAGGCAAAGCAGATGTCTACTACAGACATGGACCTACAATGGAATGGGACACTGCCGCTGGACAAGCAGTTGTAATGGCAGCAGGAGGAAAAGTCTATAAAGGAAATACGGAAGAAGAGCTATTTACTTACACTAAAGAAAATCTGCTAAACTCCAGTTTCCTTTGCTTAGGGCTATAA
- a CDS encoding mechanosensitive ion channel family protein yields the protein MKRRNYHNMSIKRLVPFILLTVSVIGYAGQASAQISAVLKTVTNQEEGKQRVRKPIKQESFPDDHEFYKFKEIDGIEFSLSSPYHTLKTHFDNLSPENFHPEIAAQTIVAPNLTKKKRQEIAQKLFQIYLAKGKYFSPESISRDKNYAPDGSSSHKYTVFEDIPEIYLVKKNDKWVYADFTVSHIDELIEDAYPLHTYTLVDLAQQLSNQSGHQVILGLKVWQYLGIALVTLLAYLSYHFFLFMSLRVMHEVFKRFGFKHMADRVVRPTAKPIGSLLVYLLLFFLLPVLQLPMGIWKIVTITLKVLMYYALIKATLRLSSGVLDKVETRLSSDNKLLERQLIPVIRVLTKLVILVSIVILALDSFDYDVTGLLAGISIGGLALALAAQDTLKHLFGSLMIFIDKPFKVGDWVVSNNVDGTVEEVGFRSTRIRTFHDSVVSVPNGKMSDLVVDNMGSRKYRRFNTKISITYDTPPDLIEVFVKGLEDIVMKHPNTRKDFHQIHLNSFGASSLDVLFYIFFEVPDWGAELKARHEVMLEVIRLADDLNIRFAFPTQTLHMETFPGQSSLTPTYEQNRDNWVEIVNNRN from the coding sequence ATGAAAAGACGTAACTACCATAACATGTCCATCAAAAGACTTGTACCCTTTATACTACTCACGGTATCCGTCATTGGTTACGCTGGTCAAGCGAGCGCACAAATTTCTGCTGTGCTAAAGACCGTAACGAATCAGGAAGAAGGAAAGCAAAGAGTAAGAAAACCGATCAAGCAAGAAAGTTTTCCAGATGACCACGAGTTTTACAAATTCAAGGAAATCGACGGTATTGAGTTCAGCTTAAGCTCTCCTTACCATACCTTGAAAACTCATTTTGACAACCTATCTCCTGAAAACTTTCACCCAGAGATTGCGGCACAAACAATAGTAGCTCCTAATTTGACCAAAAAGAAAAGACAGGAGATTGCTCAAAAGCTATTTCAAATATACTTAGCCAAAGGGAAGTACTTTTCTCCGGAGTCAATATCCAGAGACAAAAACTACGCTCCTGATGGTAGCAGCTCTCATAAGTATACTGTTTTTGAAGATATTCCTGAAATATATCTGGTCAAAAAAAATGACAAATGGGTATATGCAGACTTTACGGTCAGTCATATTGACGAACTTATAGAAGATGCTTACCCACTTCATACTTATACACTTGTTGACTTGGCTCAACAACTCAGCAACCAGTCTGGTCATCAGGTAATTCTTGGGCTGAAAGTCTGGCAGTATCTAGGAATTGCTTTAGTTACTTTGCTCGCATACCTGTCTTACCACTTCTTTTTGTTCATGTCCTTAAGGGTTATGCATGAAGTCTTCAAGAGATTTGGTTTCAAGCATATGGCTGACAGAGTGGTTCGCCCTACAGCAAAGCCTATTGGTTCCTTACTAGTATACCTTCTGCTGTTTTTCCTGCTTCCGGTGCTTCAATTACCAATGGGAATATGGAAGATTGTCACAATTACCCTAAAGGTATTGATGTATTATGCCCTGATAAAAGCCACACTCAGGCTCTCTTCTGGCGTATTGGATAAGGTTGAAACACGACTGAGTAGTGACAACAAACTATTGGAAAGACAGCTAATCCCTGTCATTAGGGTATTGACCAAATTGGTTATTTTAGTTTCAATTGTTATTCTGGCTTTGGATAGCTTTGACTATGACGTCACAGGACTACTTGCCGGTATTTCAATTGGTGGTTTGGCATTGGCATTGGCAGCCCAAGATACACTGAAGCACCTTTTTGGTTCGCTTATGATTTTCATTGACAAGCCTTTTAAAGTTGGCGACTGGGTTGTATCGAATAACGTCGATGGTACTGTTGAGGAAGTTGGTTTCCGTTCTACCCGAATAAGAACATTCCATGACTCAGTGGTCAGTGTGCCTAATGGCAAGATGTCTGACCTTGTAGTGGACAATATGGGTAGCAGAAAGTACCGTCGTTTCAACACTAAGATATCCATCACATATGATACGCCTCCTGATTTGATTGAGGTATTCGTAAAGGGATTGGAGGATATTGTCATGAAGCATCCAAATACACGAAAGGACTTTCATCAGATTCACCTCAATTCATTTGGCGCATCTTCATTGGATGTACTGTTTTATATCTTCTTTGAAGTACCTGACTGGGGAGCTGAACTTAAAGCCAGACACGAAGTCATGCTTGAGGTTATCAGATTGGCTGATGACTTGAATATCAGGTTTGCATTTCCTACTCAAACATTACATATGGAAACATTCCCTGGACAGTCCTCACTTACACCCACTTATGAGCAAAACCGTGATAATTGGGTCGAAATTGTTAACAACAGGAACTAG
- a CDS encoding tetratricopeptide repeat protein has product MRTLFSFYLLMLLIVPVHAQKSIGELNQQINELCRAGKYTEASAFAEQYLAQAAEKLGTKHPHYLEALKWTINIYKKANLNDKAETGYQELLYLKEQSEGKDSSSYAQTLNNLGLLYFGLERYKEAEPLFESALEIVTLAPGKEHPYYIRTKNNLAMLYKSMGRYKEAETAFSETLELVKTVLGEEDKEYASTLNNLGLLYMTTGDYAKSEDMLVRALQLKDSIYGRETPEYGASLHNLGMLCQEKGLYKKAEQLYKKALEIAEASFGKEHLYYTNSLRNLAELYQRMGLYPEAEQRFKEAITLKERVNGKDHTTYAKSISNLAVLYTEMGRYQEAEPLYKEAMEIKARKLGYWHPEYAESLNSLGDLYRSMARYEEAEPLYTTAQKINREQLGMYHPAYAGSLHRLAILNQDLGRFDTAEYLFKKALRFRESILGTSHPAYAQSLGRLATLYFREGDYDKAEPLFKESLAVKEKSLGRIHPAYAEGLNDLSLLYSNTGRWSDAESLYKEAMFIRGKVLGTHHPAYAESLHNLAGLYQKMGKYGSAESLYQQALELKKETLNTTHPSYAESLHQLAELYRKTGQYQMAESMMVQAAKIKLSEYKNELGGSSEAEKKQFLEANQGFFENLDHIFIEQTNKWSDSLLESRFEIQLALKGFLLNSVQGIKHRILKSGSPKLIEEYHKWQSVQEQIARVGNLSAEERKKQGVSLRELKRQANKLEKYLSLRSESFRASVEEQETTWEDIQKSLAQGEVAVELVRMSYRDEKTTGSQIYYTAFIITPEVEMPVAVVLSDGDKMEQQYFKQYSGYVSGASRGLILVDNKIDLYSAYWQPIWKKIQQLQPDAQHIYMAADGVYNQLNPAILENTITKQYQLDEADIHRITSTRDIVSLKQAKVEPSGAIEEAVLFGRPSFELQKAEHMMLASQSGERNAGVRFGGIWKEYYFEDLPGTEKEVHDIEKILQQEGWKVTTHFGKEALEEEVKAVKSPRVLHIATHGFFMKSDSITKQDLTEAMLRSGLVMAGAQTYFRAEQKYDVEDGILTAYEAMHLDLENTELVVLSACETGLGQVETGEGVYGLERAFTIAGADAVLISLWQVDDFATQELMTAFYQQWMKTGDKRKAFREAQLQLKQKYRRPYYWGGFIMIGE; this is encoded by the coding sequence ATGAGAACGCTGTTTTCCTTTTATCTGCTGATGCTGCTCATTGTGCCTGTACATGCGCAAAAAAGTATCGGAGAACTAAATCAACAAATCAATGAACTCTGCCGTGCTGGAAAGTATACGGAAGCATCCGCTTTTGCAGAACAATATCTGGCACAAGCCGCAGAGAAATTGGGAACCAAGCACCCCCATTATTTGGAAGCCCTTAAGTGGACCATCAATATTTATAAAAAAGCCAACCTTAACGATAAAGCTGAGACGGGATATCAGGAATTGCTTTACCTGAAGGAGCAGTCGGAAGGTAAGGATAGCTCCAGTTATGCCCAGACACTGAATAATTTAGGTTTACTCTACTTTGGACTGGAACGGTACAAAGAGGCAGAACCATTGTTTGAGTCAGCTTTGGAAATCGTTACGCTTGCACCGGGAAAGGAACATCCTTATTATATCAGAACGAAGAATAACCTAGCGATGCTCTACAAAAGTATGGGGCGCTATAAGGAAGCGGAAACGGCTTTTAGTGAGACGTTAGAGTTAGTAAAGACAGTTCTGGGAGAAGAAGATAAGGAGTATGCAAGTACTTTGAATAATCTGGGGTTGCTTTATATGACGACGGGTGATTATGCCAAGTCGGAAGATATGTTGGTGAGAGCCTTACAATTGAAAGACTCCATTTATGGACGAGAAACCCCTGAGTATGGAGCAAGTCTACATAACTTGGGGATGCTTTGCCAAGAAAAAGGATTATACAAGAAGGCTGAACAGCTGTACAAGAAGGCATTGGAAATAGCAGAAGCGTCATTTGGTAAAGAGCATTTGTATTATACCAATAGCTTACGAAACTTGGCTGAGCTTTATCAGAGAATGGGTTTATACCCTGAAGCGGAGCAGAGGTTTAAGGAGGCCATAACATTGAAAGAAAGGGTTAATGGAAAAGACCATACGACCTATGCCAAAAGTATTTCTAACCTGGCAGTATTATATACTGAGATGGGACGCTATCAGGAAGCAGAGCCTCTTTATAAAGAAGCTATGGAAATAAAGGCACGCAAGCTAGGTTATTGGCACCCGGAGTATGCTGAAAGCTTAAATAGCTTGGGTGACTTATACAGAAGTATGGCAAGGTATGAGGAAGCGGAACCACTTTATACCACTGCACAGAAAATTAATAGAGAGCAGTTGGGAATGTACCATCCTGCCTATGCGGGAAGCTTACACAGGTTAGCGATACTGAATCAGGATTTGGGTAGGTTTGATACAGCAGAATACCTGTTCAAGAAAGCACTTAGGTTTAGGGAAAGTATATTGGGAACTTCACACCCTGCATATGCACAAAGTTTAGGCAGGTTAGCCACTCTTTATTTCAGGGAAGGTGATTATGATAAGGCTGAGCCACTTTTTAAAGAATCATTGGCTGTTAAGGAAAAAAGCTTGGGACGTATACACCCTGCATATGCCGAAGGATTGAATGACTTGTCATTGTTGTACAGTAACACTGGAAGGTGGAGTGATGCTGAGAGCTTGTATAAAGAAGCGATGTTTATTAGGGGTAAGGTGCTTGGAACACACCATCCGGCATATGCTGAAAGCTTGCATAATTTGGCAGGGCTATATCAGAAAATGGGAAAGTATGGATCTGCTGAAAGCCTTTACCAGCAAGCTTTAGAGCTTAAAAAAGAAACATTAAATACCACTCACCCTTCATATGCTGAAAGTTTACACCAACTAGCTGAGCTATACCGTAAAACAGGACAGTATCAAATGGCTGAATCCATGATGGTTCAAGCTGCAAAGATTAAGCTTTCGGAGTATAAGAATGAGTTAGGGGGAAGTAGTGAAGCGGAGAAGAAACAGTTTTTGGAAGCCAATCAGGGATTTTTTGAGAACCTTGACCATATTTTTATTGAACAGACCAATAAGTGGTCTGATTCTTTGCTGGAATCCCGATTTGAGATACAGTTGGCTTTAAAAGGCTTTCTCTTGAATAGTGTGCAAGGAATCAAGCACCGTATATTGAAAAGTGGCTCTCCTAAACTGATAGAGGAGTATCATAAGTGGCAGTCGGTACAGGAACAAATTGCCCGTGTTGGAAACCTGAGCGCTGAAGAGCGTAAAAAACAAGGGGTGAGCCTTCGTGAGCTGAAACGGCAAGCCAACAAGCTTGAGAAGTACCTTTCTCTGCGATCAGAAAGTTTTAGGGCTTCAGTAGAGGAGCAAGAAACTACATGGGAGGACATTCAAAAGTCTTTAGCACAAGGTGAAGTAGCTGTTGAGTTGGTTAGAATGAGCTACAGAGATGAAAAAACAACTGGTAGCCAAATCTACTATACTGCATTTATCATCACACCTGAAGTTGAGATGCCTGTAGCGGTAGTACTGTCAGATGGTGATAAGATGGAACAACAGTACTTTAAGCAGTACTCAGGATATGTTTCGGGAGCAAGTAGGGGACTTATTCTTGTAGATAACAAAATAGACCTTTATTCAGCTTATTGGCAGCCTATATGGAAGAAAATTCAACAATTACAACCTGATGCACAGCATATTTATATGGCTGCTGATGGGGTTTATAATCAGCTTAATCCAGCAATTCTTGAAAATACAATTACCAAACAATACCAATTGGATGAAGCAGATATCCATAGAATAACCAGTACACGTGATATTGTTAGTCTCAAACAGGCAAAAGTAGAGCCTTCAGGAGCAATAGAAGAGGCTGTATTGTTTGGAAGACCTTCTTTTGAGTTACAGAAGGCAGAACATATGATGTTGGCGTCACAAAGTGGAGAAAGGAATGCAGGGGTAAGGTTTGGTGGCATTTGGAAGGAATACTACTTTGAAGACTTGCCTGGTACAGAAAAAGAGGTTCATGATATTGAAAAAATACTGCAACAAGAAGGTTGGAAAGTAACAACCCACTTTGGTAAAGAAGCATTGGAGGAAGAGGTAAAGGCCGTTAAGAGTCCAAGAGTATTGCATATAGCGACACATGGCTTTTTTATGAAAAGTGATTCCATAACCAAGCAGGATTTGACTGAGGCGATGTTGCGCTCAGGTCTGGTAATGGCTGGTGCGCAAACCTATTTCAGAGCAGAACAAAAGTATGATGTAGAGGATGGTATTCTGACAGCATATGAGGCTATGCATCTAGACCTTGAAAATACAGAATTGGTGGTGTTATCCGCTTGTGAAACAGGGCTCGGTCAGGTTGAAACAGGTGAAGGAGTATATGGCTTGGAAAGAGCATTTACGATAGCAGGAGCGGATGCTGTACTTATTAGTTTGTGGCAAGTGGACGATTTCGCAACGCAAGAACTGATGACCGCTTTTTATCAGCAGTGGATGAAGACTGGAGATAAGCGTAAAGCATTTAGAGAAGCCCAATTGCAGCTCAAACAGAAATATAGAAGACCATATTATTGGGGAGGGTTTATTATGATAGGAGAGTAG
- a CDS encoding PAS domain-containing hybrid sensor histidine kinase/response regulator yields MDDTQKTTLQDKLEKLQEQLNLLKNEWKTPDARQPDTRVMGLLEEVLHTLDENNISSDTSLWETISQNLLPALQLSQKGVIQEVNSAFFELTGFNTQEIIGENFSDLIITSQENIAITELPTYSKVRLKSHHGIRNVSIRLMNDGNHLILLLEDITEYVAAAEKYKRDDQELRDFFARSSDFILVFDEIGNLLFVNDTCSNALGYPDKEMVEKNLFELLTDNSAEVDLLKMRLKRACETGKPTTVNLSMVSHDQNQISLKGQVTCRKSYNSKQPNIYRMFLTNVTELLATEKIINKQEARLEAMFESGNQIKWVIDRNFRLVRFNENFRRAYKNIYDVDVYKGMQTHELHLARKDFSGFWDIQYAKALDGNSRHFQLPIKTRNHESRWLDVVFSPVRYGDSVKEVYAIAQDITEEKQTELELKASETKFSSVFSSLRDVVYFQSDLQGNILMVTPSIYEMTGWTAEEASTMSLADFYVSETAIKEEIAPKLLVDKEIRNYSHRVIHRKTGEERYVSITFWLSRNHEGKHVVQGVAKDITDLRNINIKLEEEKEKAKEASEVKRQFLSKMSHEMRTPLNGIIGILQLMQDTHLDDEQRKYIRTIINSTNTLQSIIDDILDWSKIEAGRMKIEPVPIDPRLTMEKVYDINLQSAREKNLHFICEIDPTTPEVILADEIRIIQILNNLVSNAIKYTKEGSVTVRMKGSRKFKKHILMFEIEDTGVGISDRDRTLMFDSYLRLDNPYSKMLKGTGLGLAIARELCHMMEGEIYVESELGKGSVFWFTVEAEDAQGAAPTNQPAIEENAFKERFKKPPSILFVDDNATNRKVGRAFLEKAGCLIEESVDGDDAVKKATSKMYDLIIMDIQMPVKDGVTATKELREKYNKLELPIIALTAFTMKEQMVEFTAAGMNDVITKPVKADDLIGMVKKYLQEKPENKDVILTEEIVKSTQQQEETISNQEAETSVESKELNLKDDLLDTSNEVALRVSTVAELAKYGGTEIVRDTFEGFLEETDELIEEINTAMATNDPEGVRASMHTIKGTAGTLGVEKLAQAAKSGEGKLKAGDVSDLKEDVDKVLLYYNEFKELYQKWMPPEE; encoded by the coding sequence ATGGATGACACCCAAAAAACAACGTTGCAAGACAAGCTAGAAAAACTACAGGAGCAGCTGAACCTACTCAAAAATGAGTGGAAAACTCCAGATGCCAGACAACCTGACACTCGTGTAATGGGGTTGTTGGAAGAAGTGTTACATACACTTGATGAGAACAATATTTCCTCTGATACTTCCCTTTGGGAAACTATCAGCCAGAACCTGCTGCCCGCTTTGCAACTCAGCCAAAAAGGAGTTATACAAGAGGTTAATAGTGCTTTCTTTGAACTAACAGGCTTCAATACACAAGAAATTATTGGTGAAAATTTTTCTGATCTCATCATTACTTCTCAAGAGAATATTGCCATCACAGAACTCCCTACTTACTCTAAAGTAAGGCTGAAAAGCCATCATGGTATCCGTAATGTCAGCATTAGACTAATGAATGATGGAAACCATCTCATTTTACTATTGGAAGATATTACGGAGTATGTTGCAGCAGCTGAGAAATATAAACGTGATGACCAAGAGCTTCGTGATTTCTTTGCCCGTTCCAGTGACTTTATCCTTGTGTTTGATGAAATAGGCAACCTGCTATTTGTTAATGATACATGCTCCAATGCACTAGGGTACCCTGACAAAGAGATGGTAGAGAAAAACCTCTTTGAATTGCTAACAGACAATTCGGCTGAGGTTGACCTGCTCAAGATGAGGTTAAAGCGAGCTTGTGAAACAGGAAAACCCACTACTGTCAACCTTAGCATGGTAAGTCATGATCAAAACCAGATCAGCCTGAAAGGACAAGTAACTTGCCGCAAATCCTATAATTCGAAACAACCTAATATCTACAGGATGTTTCTAACCAACGTCACGGAACTGTTAGCTACTGAAAAGATCATCAACAAACAGGAAGCTCGTCTGGAAGCCATGTTTGAAAGTGGCAATCAGATCAAGTGGGTGATTGATCGTAACTTCAGACTTGTCAGATTCAACGAAAACTTTAGAAGAGCCTATAAGAATATATACGATGTAGATGTCTATAAAGGCATGCAAACACATGAGCTACATCTAGCTCGTAAAGACTTCTCTGGGTTTTGGGATATCCAGTACGCAAAAGCATTGGATGGTAACTCAAGACACTTTCAGTTACCCATCAAAACTCGTAATCATGAATCCCGTTGGCTAGATGTAGTATTTAGTCCTGTACGCTATGGCGACAGTGTCAAAGAAGTTTATGCCATCGCCCAAGATATTACCGAAGAGAAGCAAACTGAACTGGAACTGAAAGCAAGTGAAACCAAATTCAGCTCTGTCTTCAGTAGCTTGAGAGATGTGGTTTACTTCCAATCTGACCTGCAAGGCAATATCCTGATGGTAACGCCTTCTATCTATGAAATGACTGGATGGACTGCTGAAGAAGCTTCCACAATGTCTTTAGCCGATTTTTATGTCAGTGAAACAGCCATTAAGGAAGAAATAGCACCCAAACTACTTGTTGATAAAGAGATTAGAAATTATTCGCATAGGGTTATACACCGGAAAACAGGCGAAGAAAGGTATGTCTCTATTACTTTTTGGCTCTCCCGTAACCATGAAGGGAAACATGTTGTACAAGGTGTAGCCAAAGATATTACCGACCTCAGAAACATCAACATCAAGCTAGAAGAAGAGAAAGAGAAAGCTAAAGAAGCCTCTGAAGTAAAAAGGCAATTCTTATCCAAAATGAGCCATGAGATGCGCACTCCTCTCAATGGTATTATTGGTATCCTGCAACTAATGCAAGACACTCATTTGGATGATGAACAGCGCAAATACATCCGTACTATCATCAATTCTACCAATACGCTTCAAAGTATTATTGATGACATCTTGGATTGGTCAAAGATCGAAGCAGGACGAATGAAAATCGAGCCTGTACCTATTGATCCTAGGCTGACAATGGAAAAAGTGTATGATATCAACCTGCAATCGGCAAGGGAAAAAAACCTCCATTTCATCTGTGAAATTGATCCTACAACTCCTGAAGTAATTTTGGCAGACGAAATCCGTATTATACAGATTCTGAATAACCTTGTCAGTAATGCCATCAAATATACGAAGGAAGGCTCTGTTACAGTCAGGATGAAAGGCTCTCGTAAGTTCAAAAAACATATTCTTATGTTTGAAATTGAGGATACAGGTGTCGGAATCAGTGACAGGGACCGTACTTTAATGTTTGACAGCTACCTTCGATTAGACAATCCTTATTCCAAAATGCTAAAAGGAACAGGGCTTGGGCTTGCGATTGCTCGAGAGCTTTGCCACATGATGGAAGGAGAGATTTATGTCGAATCTGAACTTGGAAAAGGAAGTGTTTTCTGGTTTACAGTAGAGGCTGAAGATGCACAGGGTGCCGCTCCTACTAATCAGCCTGCAATAGAAGAAAATGCATTCAAGGAACGGTTCAAAAAGCCCCCTTCTATCCTTTTTGTAGATGACAATGCGACCAACAGAAAAGTTGGAAGGGCATTTCTTGAGAAAGCTGGCTGTTTGATTGAAGAGAGTGTGGATGGCGACGATGCCGTCAAGAAAGCTACTTCCAAAATGTATGACCTAATCATTATGGACATACAAATGCCTGTAAAGGATGGTGTAACGGCTACCAAAGAGCTAAGAGAGAAATATAACAAACTAGAACTACCCATTATTGCGCTAACAGCCTTTACCATGAAAGAGCAGATGGTAGAGTTTACAGCAGCAGGTATGAACGACGTTATCACCAAGCCTGTCAAAGCTGATGACCTTATCGGAATGGTCAAGAAATATTTACAGGAAAAACCCGAAAACAAAGATGTAATTCTGACAGAAGAGATTGTCAAGTCAACCCAACAGCAGGAGGAAACGATCTCCAATCAAGAGGCAGAAACTTCTGTTGAAAGTAAGGAACTAAACCTTAAAGACGACCTTTTGGACACTTCTAATGAAGTTGCATTGAGAGTAAGTACTGTAGCTGAACTGGCAAAATATGGAGGTACGGAAATCGTAAGAGATACTTTTGAAGGCTTTTTGGAAGAAACAGATGAGCTGATTGAAGAAATAAATACCGCTATGGCTACTAACGACCCTGAAGGAGTGCGAGCAAGTATGCATACTATTAAAGGGACTGCCGGTACACTTGGTGTTGAAAAACTAGCTCAAGCAGCTAAAAGTGGAGAGGGCAAACTAAAGGCAGGAGATGTATCTGACCTGAAAGAGGATGTTGACAAAGTTTTACTGTACTATAATGAATTCAAGGAGTTATACCAGAAATGGATGCCCCCTGAAGAATAG
- a CDS encoding response regulator, with protein sequence MAKRILVAEDSSVIQNITKKVLQFQNYEIVSVKNGQQVLDKLAKENFDAILLDISMPVMDGMECARKVRSLDDPSKAKIPIVAITGNAKNYTMDEFKAVGIDIYLQKPLNFDSLVNTVNQVTNN encoded by the coding sequence ATGGCAAAAAGAATATTGGTCGCCGAAGATAGTTCCGTTATTCAGAATATCACCAAAAAAGTTTTGCAGTTTCAGAACTATGAAATTGTCTCTGTTAAAAACGGACAGCAAGTGCTTGATAAGCTTGCAAAAGAAAACTTTGATGCTATCCTGCTGGATATCAGCATGCCTGTAATGGATGGAATGGAATGTGCCCGCAAAGTCAGGTCTCTAGACGATCCTTCCAAAGCAAAAATTCCAATTGTCGCTATTACAGGAAATGCCAAAAATTATACTATGGATGAGTTTAAGGCTGTAGGAATCGATATTTACCTCCAAAAGCCGCTTAACTTTGATAGTTTGGTGAACACCGTTAACCAAGTTACCAACAATTAA
- a CDS encoding MBL fold metallo-hydrolase, whose product MKVTFLGTGTSQGVPTLTCNCDVCRSIDFRDKRLRTSLHIMTDDGLSVVLDTGPDFRQQMLREKIRHLDAVVFTHQHKDHTAGLDDIRGYYFAQELQPIPVYCTLPVLEQLKLEYNYFFAEEKYPGVPSVDIHMIDRDTNFNIGDTTFNPIEVLHGKMRVLGFRIGNFTYITDANKIEPDQMDKIRGTEILVLNALHHEKHYSHFTLEEALEIVAEIQPKQAYFTHISHSLGLHKDVEESLPDGVHLAYDGLQITI is encoded by the coding sequence ATGAAAGTTACCTTTTTGGGAACAGGAACATCACAAGGAGTTCCGACATTAACCTGTAACTGTGACGTATGCCGTTCGATAGATTTCAGAGACAAACGGCTCAGAACCTCTCTTCATATCATGACAGATGATGGGTTGAGCGTCGTATTGGATACAGGACCTGACTTCAGGCAACAGATGCTGAGAGAAAAAATACGTCACCTTGATGCTGTTGTTTTCACACACCAACACAAAGACCATACGGCAGGGTTAGATGATATTCGTGGATACTATTTTGCTCAGGAGCTTCAGCCTATCCCTGTTTATTGCACGCTCCCTGTTTTGGAACAGTTGAAACTAGAATACAACTACTTCTTTGCTGAGGAAAAGTATCCAGGAGTCCCTTCGGTAGACATACATATGATTGATCGTGATACCAACTTTAATATTGGTGATACAACCTTCAACCCCATAGAAGTACTACATGGTAAGATGCGAGTATTAGGCTTTAGAATTGGTAATTTCACCTATATCACGGATGCCAATAAAATAGAGCCTGACCAAATGGATAAAATTAGAGGAACTGAGATATTGGTACTGAATGCACTACACCATGAGAAGCACTACTCACACTTCACGTTAGAAGAAGCATTGGAAATTGTAGCTGAAATACAGCCAAAACAAGCTTATTTCACTCATATTAGCCATAGTCTAGGACTACATAAGGACGTGGAAGAATCACTTCCTGATGGCGTTCACCTTGCATACGATGGGTTACAGATAACGATTTAA